One genomic segment of Engraulis encrasicolus isolate BLACKSEA-1 unplaced genomic scaffold, IST_EnEncr_1.0 scaffold_551_np1212, whole genome shotgun sequence includes these proteins:
- the LOC134444401 gene encoding 116 kDa U5 small nuclear ribonucleoprotein component-like gives METDLYDEFGNYIGPELDSDEDDELDAEDRDVDEADEDEDDEQGEGDDDVPGMEVVLHEDKKYYPTAEEVYGPEVETIVQEEDTQPLTEPIIKPVRTKQFTLMEQELPATVYDM, from the exons ATGGAGACGGATCTCTATGATGAGTTTGGAAATTATATCGGCCCAGAGCTGGACTCTGATGAGGACGATGAGCTTGATGCCGAAGACAGAGATGTGGATGAG gcagatgaggatgaggacgatGAGCAGGGTGAAGGGGATGACGACGTCCCCGGTATGGAGGTTGTCCTGCACGAGGACAAGAAGTATTACCCCACAGCAGAGGAGGTCTACGGACCTGAAGTGGAGACCATCGTTCAAGAGGAGGACACGCAACCTTTAACAG aGCCCATCATAAAGCCGGTGAGAACCAAACAGTTTACACTGATGGAGCAGGAGCTGCCGGCAACTGTATACGACATGGA